The Brassica napus cultivar Da-Ae chromosome C7, Da-Ae, whole genome shotgun sequence genome has a segment encoding these proteins:
- the LOC106409257 gene encoding YDG domain-containing protein At5g47150, protein MDRARKRPIVYAIRDFPPGCGTAPSNVPDKDHFKTPRTSDDVVVENPSPDHSDADSEPSGASLIEEQKFRTSKHDRGLKQESPLRSSYHGRVLGAPKHKGSCSKQEPESQHSDHVVAAPPTPREKVLEVLRAFKDVYRELDRNKQARRGGDSFDATARIDIKAQAFLESEGRHVNTEKRIGQVPGINIGDEFQYKTELRLVGLHFKTMCGIDYMEVGGVKYATCIVASEGYGYNDKFDAGVVIYTGEGGNVISKHENKTEDQKMLKGNLALANSMKHKTEVRVIRGMERWDGKGKRYVYDGLYLVDKYWLEKGVSGKSMYKFKLCKIPGQPR, encoded by the coding sequence ATGGATCGTGCTCGTAAGCGACCAATTGTCTATGCAATTCGTGATTTTCCACCTGGTTGTGGAACTGCTCCCTCTAATGTTCCTGACAAAGATCATTTCAAGACTCCAAGAACAAGTGATGATGTTGTTGTCGAGAATCCGAGTCCTGATCACTCTGATGCAGATTCAGAACCTAGTGGAGCTTCTCTCATAGAAGAACAAAAGTTTAGGACCTCTAAACACGATCGTGGTCTCAAACAAGAATCCCCGTTACGAAGCTCTTATCATGGTCGTGTTCTTGGAGCTCCTAAACACAAAGGAAGTTGTTCCAAACAAGAACCAGAGTCTCAACACTCTGATCATGTTGTTGCTGCACCTCCTACACCTCGTGAGAAAGTTCTTGAGGTCTTGCGTGCTTTTAAAGATGTCTACAGAGAGCTGGATCGAAACAAACAAGCGAGACGCGGTGGAGATTCATTTGACGCTACGGCTAGAATAGACATCAAAGCACAAGCTTTCCTAGAGAGCGAGGGGAGACACGTGAACACAGAGAAGAGAATCGGACAAGTCCCCGGAATCAACATTGGCGACGAGTTCCAGTACAAAACAGAACTTCGTCTTGTCGGGCTTCACTTCAAGACCATGTGCGGGATCGACTACATGGAAGTAGGAGGTGTGAAGTACGCGACATGCATCGTTGCCTCTGAGGGATATGGTTACAACGATAAGTTTGATGCTGGTGTTGTGATTTATACAGGTGAAGGAGGTAACGTGATAAGcaagcatgaaaacaaaacTGAAGATCAGAAGATGCTAAAGGGCAACTTAGCTTTAGCTAACAGCATGAAACACAAGACCGAAGTGAGAGTGATACGTGGCATGGAGAGATGGGATGGTAAAGGGAAGCGTTATGTCTATGATGGGTTGTACTTAGTTGATAAGTATTGGTTAGAGAAAGGAGTTAGTGGTAAGAGTATGTACAAGTTTAAGCTTTGTAAAATTCCTGGTCAACCTCGTTGA